The window ACTTCATACTGGAAGTCGCTGCGGAATCATCACCGGCTACCGCCAAtgcgcacgtctcatctcctgcttatgactatccTTTGGAGAAGATGGACctttcataccccgttgacgttAGAGGGACCTTGCAAGTTGGGCTATCccagccatcacagtaccagtttCCTCCTCTGCCAGAGCGACACACGAACGCCTCTTATTATCATAGGAGgtgtaggagaccaactcagttggatagggtagatgagggtcatTAGCATTAGAGTTTcgtttttgtgtatttggattgacttcgtgtgtatatatatatatatatatatatatatatatatatatatatatatatatatatatatatatatatatatatatatatatatatatatatatatatatatatatatatatatatatatatatatatatatatatatatatatatatatatatatatatatatatatatatatatgtttatttagtttattgTAGCCTCCAAGCTTTGACTTACGAATGCTCGgacttttggcgatgaatcatcccgcccgaaacatacattgacttgtaatgacttattctaatgtctctaatgcaaatacatCAAATAACAACAActcaataattaggaaaaataaataaataaataaataatagttactaactgcgaacaggtcaaaaaaaaagtcaacacctgttcgcagttactaactgcgaacaggtacTTTGTTTTTTCAACCTGCTGCGAACAGCCCCTAACCTGAAATTacacgcttatttttgaaaataagttgaaacttatcttatttcgtgcatttttttgaataatttgtcttattcaattcaatttttctCATAATTGTCTGCCCAAACTTGAGATTAATGAGCTAAAGATGTTATGTACATATCAATTCACACCTAAAACAAGCTTATATAGCGTAGTGCTCATGTCTATCAATGTATGGTCCAAAAAGTGCAACATTTAATCGATTTGTCGCAGtatcttaatattttatttttatagtctTTACATATATTCTACTTattattaaaatcaacataaaatatttaattcataaaatagtatatttatttttatctattttcattttattttattcataatattttcgacttataaacaaaatcaatataaaatattttcactatccattttatttattatttcaaccacaaaaatctcatatttctaaatttttctgaattttcctTATAAAAACACATTTAGAAAAAAAGTAATTACTATATTTCCTATTACTTCaaagaaatttaatttgttaatcaAAAAATGAGCTTTAACACAAAtttcaatgttaataaaaagaGTTGTCCATCACAACATTTATAATACACACCCTTGTGAATATCttgtattaaaattaaaaatcatggtCCATTAAAATAATTGGACTAAGTCAAATCCATAAAAGATAGAAAGTCAACAATCAAACCTTTGGTTAGTTTAGACAAACAATTAATTCTTATAGCCCTACATGATTAACctattatgataataataattcctATAAGAAAGTATGGCAAAAACCTTGCTTATTCTTTTGGTGATTAACCAATTATGATAATAACTTTTCCTTTAAGAACCTATGGCAAAAACCTTGCTTTAATGTTATATGGTCTCTCAAAGCTGCATAATTCTTActcaaatcataatcatatagtTATCCGTTACTTTGAAATTCAactgataataatattttttcttataatatatAACTATCAGTTACAATTTCAAAGgaacataaaaatattaatattagttattctaaACTAATCAACCCAATCTCTAAATAGACTACTTAAACTACTACAAATTTCAATTGCATGCCTACAAATTTCCCCTCCATCAAAATTTTCATACAAAAACCATGGATAAACAACCTTTTCATAATACAAAAAATGATGATTTCTCAAAGCTTCAATCCCTGAAAACTCTTCCCAAAAGACCCCTTTTCTCATCTAAATATTGCTTACCAACTTCCATTGTTGCAATCCTTGTTATTGTTCTTCTTACATACAATTCCTTCTCTATTTTCTATTTCAACCTTGATTTTCCCatggaaaatgataaagaaataaagaaaaaattgcCATGTATTGATGTAAATAAACAATTGCATACCCTTAAACATACTCTGTTTTCTAAAACAACCCATCACATTTCTTACAAAAAAACAACCAAACAAAACCTACATATAAAAAAACTAGCTAAGCTAATACATAAATCTCCTTCATTTGAGCCTACGAACAAGACATTTGCTAAGAGAGTAAGGTTGTTTTTCAATGAAAATTCGTGTCAATTTCGGGTTTTCATGACATGGATATCATCAATCAAGTCATTCCAAGAGAGAGAAAAATTCACCATCGAAAGTCTTTTTAAATTCCACCCACAAGCTTGCTTGCTCATTGTATCAAATTCAATGGGTTCATCTAAGGGAACCCAAGTTTTAGAACCCTTTTTGAAGCTTAAATTTAAGGTAATGGCAATTTCACCAGATTTTAAGTTCATATTCAAGAATACGATGGCAGATGATTGGTATAATCAGTTAGAAAAAGGGCATATTAATCCAGGATTAATCTCCATAGGCCAAAATCTTTCTAATTTGCTTAGACTAGCTTTGCTTTATAAGTATGGTGGGGTCTATATGGACACTGATTTTATAGTTGTAAATAAATTAGATGGCTTAAAGAATGTAATTGGAGCACAAACTATTGATCCAATTACAAAAAATTGGGCTAGATTGAATAATGCTTTAATGATTTTTGACAAAAAACACCCTTTATTGTTCAAGTTTATTGACGAATTTGCACTAACTTTTAATGGTAATAAATGGGGGCATAATGGTCCATATCTTGTCTCAAGGGTTGTTTCTAGGGTTATTAGTAACAACAATAGAACCATGGAAGATGCAAGTGAATTTACCATTTTGCCCCCGGTTGCGTTTTATGTCGTTGATTGGTCTAGGATCGGTAATCTCTTTAAGATGCCTATGGATGAAAACCACTCGAAATGGATAAATCATAAGCTAAACCACATCAAGGAAGAGAGTTATGTTGTTCATTTGTGGAATAGGCAAAGTAGGAAGATTCAAGTGGAAAAAGGGAGCATTATAAGTCATTTGATGAAGAGATCTTGTATATTTTGCAATTCTTCAAGGGAAATTTCCTAGGGATACTATACCAAAATAAGGGTAAGATTTGGATTATCAATAAAATTGATCATGCAATTGGTAATTTggtatcaaaaataataatttttcatgatatcaaatcaaaaaaaagtcaCGTGATTCATCTAATCCTTAAGTCATACTAAAATTGTACTTTATTTAGAAGCTAATTGTATTTTTGGGCATTAAATAACCTTGTAATTTAAGCATTAACttgcaatttttaaaaatggttatattttgtttatttacttATTGGATATAGGGACAAATGATTTAACTCATAAGGAACTTTTAAAGGAAAGAGTTCTAGCAATAACCCTTGTAACTTAAGCATTAATAgtaattttttcaataatttatttatttatttacttattggGTATAAAACATATACacaattttcttataatttttatgagcgggatacactgaatatgatgataatgattttcctAATCAATGTGAGAAAGTAATTAAGAAATTTTACAACTAGAAACTAAATCGTATTTCTCTTGGTTCGAAAAGATTGAATTGTGATTATGGGAAGTGAACCATTTTACCTTAAGAAATAGTAAATTAATTgtaattgttaaaaaataatgtcatttttttgtttattacaTATATGATATATGTATTGTATATAAGTGTATTCATCCCCTAAAGAAAAAGAGCTTTATCAACAATATTCTAATATAAAAGCATATCTAGTTTTATGATTGGGTGAATATTAGTTTAGTATTAGTGTATTActatgatatttttatgttatgtttgGACGGTTTGACAGTAAACTTGTAGACTTATAGCatacatatatagtaatttttaattaactttcTTAATCACAAAATTAAAGATTTTGTGTGAAAAATTGAGTCATGTTGAGACTAACAACAaccgaaaagaaaaataaaaatgtatatatataaacttaaaATTGAAGACGTGTATATAATTAGGATTTTGCTATCAAATGCTTCGAGGGAGTTCATTAAGGatataaatcaattttaaatagtaaattataatttatttatctcCATATCAagtgttaaaaaaattacttttcttTGATGGATTTATAAAGGGACATGAGATGCCATGATTTAAATTTGGTTGAAATTTTTAATGCTATGTTTAGaaatgatgattttatttgaaaatttaaaattagcataaatttataatttggcaaatcaaaaattttcaaatttaggtTTAGATCAAATTccactattattttttaagttgtaaaagttgagaatttgagaatgactacccaaactttttcattctcaaattcttcatttatgagttcataattgaaatccataatttgaaatgaaatacttgttctcAAACACTACAtaatggaaaaataataaataatttttaaaagtgaaagaacttaattaattaccaatcaataatactaattaaacacattattaaactaaaagtatttacggcccgtttagtaggtagtaataaacggtgacaatgggaatgaaaaactagtgtaattttggttgaaaaatctcttagttaccttaatggtcatgcttgtccaacttcaatcatctcattttcttcataaaattcattccaatgcattaccattggaagaggtggtattaggtagtaatggaaatatataaacaaaaaaatgtttttgtgatcaaagtttcattaccatgggaatgttatgaaacttttgataaaattttacactataaatcattcccattaccatcaCTTAATACCACTTACCAAATGCGTGGTTAATAGTCAATCTCTCCATGATCAAGCTTTCTACTTGCTCTTTTAAGGATCTATTCGTGTGAAATGCTTTTACCATTTGTTAAATTGCTCTAGTTTTTATTAACTTCGTATATTtggtttaatttaattacaaactaaaatttctctcaattttttattaaaaggaatttaaaacaaaagaagtAGAAAAATATGACTTAGGTGTTTAACCATAAACATCCACCATATTAACCACGAGAATATTGCGATTTAAGGAAAGGAATCGGAAAATCAACTCTTATTTTAATTGGACAACAAATAtcacattttcaaaaaaaatatctaaatttattttaattctcaGCTACCCATCCATGGTAATAAAAAAGAATGTAGCATTATGCATGGCATAGTACTAGTAACTCATAAAATAATGCTTCTCAATAATGCACAATACATCACATATTCTTAATTGAATAGATAAGTATCCACTAATTCCAAATTAAATAACGTGTTATGTAGACCTAATGAATATTTGATGACGAAGTGACGTAATGTATTGATGAAGacatgaatttattttatgaaaataaaattaatgaaattaaaagataattacAAGTTAGGAATATTATCCTTTAAGTGGTAGTGCCGGCCGCCGCCATTAACGTCAACAACGCGTAAATAGCTTACTAAATACTTCCCCTTCAAAATACTTTTTTATGCTAATTACGtactataaaaattataaaaatttaatattaatagtctttgtaataaaatgaattaaataagatctcacttaaaTATGTTTTATGAAACAACCCAAATTAGCATAAACactactcccttctattcagcccaactgtcccatttgacttttcacacttgccgagacaacattttaacccttaatattttaattattcttaattaaaaattataaaaagttgatattaataatccttttattgagacgaatcaaacaagatcctacatgactatgttttaacttatagattaagagtaaaatacaaattaagagtaataagcGAATAGTACCCAAAAAAAGGGACAATTAGGCTGAATAAGAGGTAGTATAATAATACTGTCTACAAatcacagcggaagacttatagaagtttGGGTTGAATCCGACCTTTGGCTCGATAGCCGTAgcaaaccaatatcagagtatttaaaattttttccataaTTAAGTAAATACTATTTACAAAAACATCatgaaattattacaatttaattgtcaaatatctaatttacaaaatgtatttcaaaaagaagTCCTCGTCTCGCACATAACACATAATACATGTAGGCATCGTCTCCACTGTTGAGCTAACCTGAAAATGGATCTATCTCCCGTAAGAAAGACTGttaacaattgaattgttgagttaTCCAACAAACtaatacatttatatacaagtgattaacaaacatctccaactgaatctttttcatatatttatttgttttatttgcaGGTTTAAGCTGAAGGTCTCAATGTACACAATCTTCCTTGATAAGAGAATGCTTTTCTATTTTGTCAACTCACCCCAGACCTGAATATGATAATGACGAAGGATAATTTATGCCATGTATTGGGCTTAAAACCCCTACAAGACCAAACAATATTCAAGTAGGGGTCAATTCAGAATTGTATATTTCCATTTTCATACTCTAAAATACAGGGCAAAACAATGTCATGTTATTGATCACTGCTTCTAACTTTCTAAGGCAAATGGTAATAGAGATAGTACTATTTGGAGTGAAAAATGTATCTTACAGAAGTTCAGTCTCTAGTTTGACCTTCAAAATTTCACAGTATGAACACATACAGTACTACATTTCTATATCACAGAGTGTAGAAGTACAAGAAATCAACCGCGTAAATCTTCTTAATCCGTATCAATTTACATCAAATCCGCATACATAATACATAAACCAAGCTCACGACGATTGAATACTCCCTATCACCATTCTTGATTAAGCGGTGTCGAAAAAAATAAAGTTCATAACTtacatataacatattttaccTCCATACTAAAACGACACCAAATGGGTTTCTCGGCACTCAGCAGCAAAGCTCGAGAAATGAATCTCCTAGCCTCCTGTGTTTCGAGTAGACTGTATAGTCTATACTTGCGAATGCTCAATTCTCGACCAAAAAATATCGAACTACCCCCCATTTGATTCTTTTGGCACTAGACTAACTGTATCTCTAAGCTCTATTTCACCTGGTAGTTTATCTTCATCAAACATAACCTCGATTTCTTCCAAAGTTTTCCCTCTGGTTTCGGGTACACACTTATAGACAAAAACAACAGACAAAGCCGAGATTATAGCAAAACCAAAGAAGGCTCCAGCCACAGTAATAGCATGTGTGACTGACAGGAAGGACATCGAAATAAGGCCACTGCTAACCCTACTTCCTACGGCCCCAAGACCGGATGCCTGAGCTCGAAGCCTTAGTGGGAAAATTTCTGAGGACAAAACCCAGCATATAGGACCGATTCCCACAGAAAAGAATGTCACATTTCCACAAACAAACAGCAGAGCCAATCTGATACCGATTGGTTCATGCTCAAGGAACGCTAAGCTCAAACTAAGCCCTAACAAACATGTTGTCATCCCTATTGTGCTTATATAAAGCAGAGGCTTTCTACCGAGATGATCAATGAGAAATATCGCAATTAGGATCGTGGAAGTTTTTGTAAACCCGACAGCAACTGTGGCAGCAAGAAGCTCGGAGTTACTTTGGATCCCGGCATCTTTAAATATAGTAGGGCTGTAGTATACAACGGTATCAATACCGGTTATTTGTTGGAAAATCTGAATTCCACACCCAGCAATTAGCATCTTCCAAACAGCCGGAGTAGGATGCAAGAGCTCTTTCCACACTGCCTTCTGTTCATACTTATCGGCATTTGTGTTTCCAGCAGCTTGTTGTATATCAGCTAATTTCTCGTGCACTTCCTTGTCGTTATCGATAGTTTTTTGAAGCACAACCCTCGCTTCATCTATCCGATTTTGCATAACTAGCCATCTAGGAGATTCAGGAATGACAAAGAGTGCACCACCAATGAAAACGGAAGGGAGAATTCCTACACCGAGCATGATTCTCCAATTTATATGAGTGGGAAGCCCTGAAAAAACATAATTCGAGATGTAACCTAAAAGAATACCCAAGTTTATGAAGATTTCGGGAAAGGATGTTAGTGACCCTCGAGCGATTGCGGGTGCTATTTCAGCTATGTAGACAGGAGCTATCATGACACCGAACCCAATTCCTACTCCGGCAAAGAGCCTTCCTGTGAGTAATACCCCGAAATTTGGTGCTAATGCCATTATAGCAGCACCGGTTTGGAAGACTATGGCTGCTAATGCCATAGTCCATTTCCTACCTATTACATCAGATGTTTTTCCGCCAGCTAAACTACCTAATAGCGAAATGATGCTTAAGATTCCGACAAGTACTTCTATTTGTACATCTGATATTTTTAAGTCCTCTTGAATGAATATAATTGCCCCGCTCATCACTCCAACATCTGAAAGATGTTTATAATGCGCGTTAAAGAACCTTCAAAATAAATACAGTTCAAGGAGAATGAACAAACATGAGAGCATCTTTACACAAACAATGCACAAAAACTATCAGCTATCACCAAGTACACTAGGAAATAAGCTTTGAAAAAGCACAATGACAGCAAAATATAAGATAAAGTTAATATTACCTAATAGCATTACCACAAGAACATCCAAACTGAGCTTTATCAACAGTAACAAAAGAAATTCACTAGAATAAGTTAATATTACCTTGTGAAAATTGAAGGATATTCATGAGCCATGACCTAATGAAATTTGGAAAGAATAACTACTTTTGTCAAGGAACTAACTCCGCCTCATCTAAGACAACATGATAAAATGATATACAACTTTGTTTGAGGAGAAGTATCTAAGATACCTTATAAATCTTGTTGTGAGTGTTTTATTACCTCCATTGTTTGTTGCTTCGTTTTTCATTGTTGTATTACCTATTGTTCCTCACCAAAAACATCCTAAACTCTTATCATTTCAAAAGGGAATGACATGATATATTTCCTGAAAATATACAcaataaatcattctcataacCATGATTAGAATCATTAACCAAATGGGCCGTACAGTCAATGAGAAGCGCTTTTGATTGAGTAGCTTCCTTGACATGATATTAGAAGCCAAACATCACCAAATAGTCACTGGTTTGAATCTCATATATCTCTCATTTCAAGTGGTATTTTAAGCACCATGTATAAGCCAATAAGTTGACGATGtgataaaaaatataacatatttcGGAACTTAAGCATTTGGTTTAGTTGCTTCATTAATAGTGTCTATATTATGTGAACTTATGAAGTGATATATGCATTGGAGATTCACCTTTTTGATCTAATTTTGACCAATATAAACCTATCAGAAAGAACTCTTGTTTgttaatataatcatacaaaAGAGAGCCTACGAATCAGCATATTAagtaaaagtaaaacaaaatgaGCACAAAGACAAAATGCAGGAGTTCAACCATAAcagaaaaataaatcaaaaaaaacaaatacaataaaaaaatgggAAGAACACAAGGAAGAAATTTACCAACTTACCATAGCCAAGGAGAACAGAATTGAGAGAAGCAAATACAGCAGAAGCCATAACAAATTTCTTAGTACTACTTTTTCTAACATTCTGTGCTTCAAAATCTGAAATCACATTATCTGATTCTGATAAATCTGGTGAATCCATTCTcctgtatttattttttatattgtttaatcCTACACTTTCCATCAAAAACCCATTATTTCCTCCTCCATTTTCTTCAATACCCATCTTCAATCTCTACCCTAATTATTCTGGGCACCCTTCAAAATTGGATCTTTTAGgagaaaaatgaattttattgcAAAAAAGGTGGGATCTTTCAGCAACACAATGCCATCATTGatttatttcttcaaattaaaagaaatttgaattttattaaaaaaagatggGATTTTTCAACTAAACAATGTTATTTCTTCGAAATTAACATAAATGATAAATCACTAAGGAACCCTTGATCATCCCTAATATACCCGATCTAATTAAAAGATTTGTTGGGTTTTCTGTGATGATTTGTTTGCTGCTACCAAcaaattataatgaaaatacaaaggaaaagtatatattattttccttttttggcatcaaaggaaaaaaaaaagcaatagaGAAAAAGGTAATGAGTCAAAAAGTGGAtttaaatgatctttgatccagAATTTCTCCGATAAACATACAATATTTGCTCAAATAATTAAGGAAATATATATTGCcgcgttttttttttcttcaaagaaGTTGAATTTTAGGGTGAATCAATGGAAATTAACATAAATGATAAATCACTAAGAAATCCTTGATTGTTCTTAGCTTTGACTGTTGATTGGTATACAGAGAGAAGGtgttatgaaataatttttttatgaagttAACAAATTATTGCAGCATTTGATtgataagaattttattattttaatttattttttttagtgttgtttgttttattattattttttttatttttttatggtgatttataaattaaggtgattgattataaatttttaaaatacaaaaatttccAAACTAATGATGTGGCATGAAAGagttagaaaaataataattttttatgtaagcAAGTCTTAGTCGAAGACTAAGAGTTGTGAAGTGAAGAAAATTTGGAATGTTAAGACATTTTTATAGTGAGATAATGTTATTACACAAATTCTTTGgtctaaataaaattaaagtgtcTTATCTAAATATtagaaatacaaaataaatacaaattgatgaaattCTCCTATAATATTGAATAGTAATTGGCCTTTGGGtcaaatatcattttattgTGTCGGTGAAGGATGTACTCCAAAGTCCAAATAATTTGTGAATGTATGAGTGGCGCCTTGATCTTTTGATTTTGCATTTTTGCTAGAATAACACAATTACAATCATTATCCCATATATGCAAAACTTAATAATTCTTATTTCAATAACTCAGCTAAAAAATCTTTAGAGACGAACCTTTCACAAGTGATtcaatagttaaaaaaaatcaattgttaCAACGTTTATAATACGTGAGGTAGGCGATTTTGACATGTAAAGTAGATATTTATGATATATGTAACAGGTGTTTAAAATTTTGTGAAGTAGGTATTTAAAGTATGTTAAGAAGCTGTTTATTATATGTAAAATAAGTGTTCATAATATGTGAAGTCGATGTTTATAATATGTCACAAACACCTACTTTTCATACCATAAAACCTAATTTTCATGCTATAGAATATGTGTTTACACACAAATGTTTATTGTACGTAAAATAAGTGttcattatatataaaataagtatttATAATATGTAAAGTCAATGTTTATAATATGTGAAGTTGATATTTACagtatatcaaatagtatttattatttttttatttttaacaaaaaaaaaaattgaaccaGCTCAAAGAGCAAAGAGATGCGTCTTTCTC of the Amaranthus tricolor cultivar Red isolate AtriRed21 chromosome 6, ASM2621246v1, whole genome shotgun sequence genome contains:
- the LOC130815268 gene encoding probable polyol transporter 4 isoform X2 encodes the protein MKNEATNNGDVGVMSGAIIFIQEDLKISDVQIEVLVGILSIISLLGSLAGGKTSDVIGRKWTMALAAIVFQTGAAIMALAPNFGVLLTGRLFAGVGIGFGVMIAPVYIAEIAPAIARGSLTSFPEIFINLGILLGYISNYVFSGLPTHINWRIMLGVGILPSVFIGGALFVIPESPRWLVMQNRIDEARVVLQKTIDNDKEVHEKLADIQQAAGNTNADKYEQKAVWKELLHPTPAVWKMLIAGCGIQIFQQITGIDTVVYYSPTIFKDAGIQSNSELLAATVAVGFTKTSTILIAIFLIDHLGRKPLLYISTIGMTTCLLGLSLSLAFLEHEPIGIRLALLFVCGNVTFFSVGIGPICWVLSSEIFPLRLRAQASGLGAVGSRVSSGLISMSFLSVTHAITVAGAFFGFAIISALSVVFVYKCVPETRGKTLEEIEVMFDEDKLPGEIELRDTVSLVPKESNGG
- the LOC130815268 gene encoding probable polyol transporter 4 isoform X3: MSGAIIFIQEDLKISDVQIEVLVGILSIISLLGSLAGGKTSDVIGRKWTMALAAIVFQTGAAIMALAPNFGVLLTGRLFAGVGIGFGVMIAPVYIAEIAPAIARGSLTSFPEIFINLGILLGYISNYVFSGLPTHINWRIMLGVGILPSVFIGGALFVIPESPRWLVMQNRIDEARVVLQKTIDNDKEVHEKLADIQQAAGNTNADKYEQKAVWKELLHPTPAVWKMLIAGCGIQIFQQITGIDTVVYYSPTIFKDAGIQSNSELLAATVAVGFTKTSTILIAIFLIDHLGRKPLLYISTIGMTTCLLGLSLSLAFLEHEPIGIRLALLFVCGNVTFFSVGIGPICWVLSSEIFPLRLRAQASGLGAVGSRVSSGLISMSFLSVTHAITVAGAFFGFAIISALSVVFVYKCVPETRGKTLEEIEVMFDEDKLPGEIELRDTVSLVPKESNGG
- the LOC130815079 gene encoding uncharacterized protein LOC130815079, translated to MDKQPFHNTKNDDFSKLQSLKTLPKRPLFSSKYCLPTSIVAILVIVLLTYNSFSIFYFNLDFPMENDKEIKKKLPCIDVNKQLHTLKHTLFSKTTHHISYKKTTKQNLHIKKLAKLIHKSPSFEPTNKTFAKRVRLFFNENSCQFRVFMTWISSIKSFQEREKFTIESLFKFHPQACLLIVSNSMGSSKGTQVLEPFLKLKFKVMAISPDFKFIFKNTMADDWYNQLEKGHINPGLISIGQNLSNLLRLALLYKYGGVYMDTDFIVVNKLDGLKNVIGAQTIDPITKNWARLNNALMIFDKKHPLLFKFIDEFALTFNGNKWGHNGPYLVSRVVSRVISNNNRTMEDASEFTILPPVAFYVVDWSRIGNLFKMPMDENHSKWINHKLNHIKEESYVVHLWNRQSRKIQVEKGSIISHLMKRSCIFCNSSREIS
- the LOC130815268 gene encoding probable polyol transporter 4 isoform X1 gives rise to the protein MGIEENGGGNNGFLMESVGLNNIKNKYRRMDSPDLSESDNVISDFEAQNVRKSSTKKFVMASAVFASLNSVLLGYDVGVMSGAIIFIQEDLKISDVQIEVLVGILSIISLLGSLAGGKTSDVIGRKWTMALAAIVFQTGAAIMALAPNFGVLLTGRLFAGVGIGFGVMIAPVYIAEIAPAIARGSLTSFPEIFINLGILLGYISNYVFSGLPTHINWRIMLGVGILPSVFIGGALFVIPESPRWLVMQNRIDEARVVLQKTIDNDKEVHEKLADIQQAAGNTNADKYEQKAVWKELLHPTPAVWKMLIAGCGIQIFQQITGIDTVVYYSPTIFKDAGIQSNSELLAATVAVGFTKTSTILIAIFLIDHLGRKPLLYISTIGMTTCLLGLSLSLAFLEHEPIGIRLALLFVCGNVTFFSVGIGPICWVLSSEIFPLRLRAQASGLGAVGSRVSSGLISMSFLSVTHAITVAGAFFGFAIISALSVVFVYKCVPETRGKTLEEIEVMFDEDKLPGEIELRDTVSLVPKESNGG